From the Mycoplasma putrefaciens KS1 genome, the window ATGGAAGATAAGGAATTATTAAGAAAAATTAAACTATCGCTATCGAAAAATGAAAATATTGATGTTGATGTTTATAACGAATATATTTCTACTTCTAAGTTGTATAAAAAAGATACGGTAGATTATCTTTTAGTTGTAAAATCTTCTTTTGGTCTTAAAACAATTAAACATATTGAAGGAATTATTGAAGAAGCTATTAAACAAGAGTTAGGTCATAATATTTTTTTAAGTTTTATAGATGAAAAAAAATATAAAAAAGAACAAACTGATCAACAAATAAACACAATAAAGCAAGCTAATAATAACTTTATTAAAAAATCTAAAAAAACTAATCAAAACACTTTTGATAATTTTGTGGTTGGGCCTAGTAATGAACAAGTTTTTATAGCAGCTAAAACAGTTTCTAATGAACCAGGAGTTGTTTATAATCCTTTATTTATTTATGGTGAATCTGGAATGGGAAAAACTCACATTCTAAAATCAGCTAAAAACTATATGCAAACTAATTTTTTAGAATTAAAAATTGCTTATATGAACGCTGAAGAATTTGCTAGAAAAGTAGCTGATGTTTTGCAAAAAACACATAAAGAGATCGAAGAGTTCAAAAAAGATTTACTAGAAAATGATGTTTTAATCATAGATGATATCCAATTTTTAAGCAAAAAAGAAAAAACAAATGAAATTTTTTTCACAGTTTTTAACAATTTTATAGAAAATGACAAACAACTTATTTTTTCGAGTGATAAGTCTCCCGAACTGTTAAACGGGTTTGATAATAGATTAATCACAAGATTTAATATGGGATTAAGTTTACCTATTAAAAGTCTAGATATTAAAACAGCTACTGCTATCATTAAAAAAGAAATAAAAGATCAAAATATTAGCTTAGAAGTTACTGCTGAAGCAATTAACTTTTTATCAAATTATTATGCTGATGATGTCAGAAAAATTAAAGGATCAATTGCTCAATTAAATTTTTGATCACAACTAAATCCCGATCAAACAATTATAACAATCGATACTGTAACTGAGTTATTTAAAGGGATTCCTACTTCTAAATTCGGAATTTTAAACGTTAAAAAAATCAAAGAAGTTGTTTCTGAAAAATATGGAGTTAGTGTTAATGCTATTGAAGGTAAAGGCAGAGCAAAACAAGTTGTTATTGCAAGACATGTTGCCATGTATTTAACTAAAGACATTCTAAACCATACTTTAGTACAAATTGGTGAAGAATTTGGAAGCAGAGATCATACAACAGTTATAAGTGCAGAAAGAAAAATCCTTAGACTTTTAAAAGAAGATAAACAATTCAAAAAAACTGTGGATAACTTAAGAAGTAAAATCTTAACAAAATAATTAAGAAACTCTAATTAGTATCTAATATTTTAATTCTTATCCACATATGGGCACCTTAATAAGAATAAATATTAGATAATTAGTAAATAAGAAAGAGTAATAAGATATTTTTTGATTATTTGATAGTTTTGATTAAAATTTGTTTCTTAAGTTCAAACAAATAAATAGAATATTTGATTATGAGATAATTAAATCAATTAACGAGGTATCAAAACATGAATTTTTCAATTAATAGAATTATGTTATTAGATAATTTGCAAAAAGCTTATAAAGTTATTGATCCAAAAAGTAGTAATCCTAGCTTGACAGGTATTTTTTTGAGTGCTGAAGATCAAAAAATAAGTATTATTTCAAGTAATGGTATTTTATCTTTTAAAAGTATTTTAGATACAAATAATTCTGATTTAGAAATTAAAAAAGAAGGTAAAGTTTTAATTAAACCTAAATACGTTTTAGAAATGCTAAGAAAATTAGATGATCAATTAATTAACATATCAATGATTGAAGATAATGAACTAATTATTAAAACTAATAATTCTGATTTTAATGTTAGTGTATTAAATGCTGAAGATTTTCCTTTAATTGGTTTCAGAGAAAAAGGCATAGAAATAGTTCTAGATCCTAATGAAGTTAAAAAAACGATTTATCAAGTAAATATTTCTATGAATGAATATAGTAAAAAACTAATTTTTACAGGGTTAAATTTAAAACTTAATCAAGAAAAAGTAATTTTTTCAGCAACTGATTCGTTTAGAATAAGTCAAAAAGTTTTATCAACAAGCTCAAAACACAATCAAAGTATAGATATTACAATTCCTTTTAAAACTGCTAATGAATTACCTAAATTATTAGATAATGCTAAAAGTCTAAAAATTGTTTTATTTGAAGGTTATATTACTTTTGTTATTGATAATGTAGTTTTCCAATCAAATCTAATAGATGCAAAATTTCCTAATGTTGAATCTGCACTTCCTAAAGAATTTGAAACAATTATTACTGTAAAACAAAAAGTAATTTTAAAAGTATTATCAAGATTTGATTTTCCAACTGATGATGGTACGCCAAACGTTGTAAACATTAAAGTAGATGATCATAAAATTTACTTTAAAACTTCTATTACTGAAGTAGGAAAATATGAAGAAGAATTTGATAATTTCTTAATTCAAGGAAATAAAAATATTTCCATAAGTTTTAACACTAGATTTTTAATTGATGCTATTAAAACATTAGATGAAGAAAAAATTGAACTAAAATTAATTAATCCAACTAAGCCAATGGTTTTAAATAACTCAAAAGATCAAGATTTAAAACAAGTGATTCTTCCAACATTTATAGCTAACTAGTCCACTAGCTGGATTTTTTATTTGATAAAGTTAAATACTTATATAGAATATGAATATATGACTAATAAAATTAAACAAGTGATTGTAGTTGAAGGTAAAACCGATACTCAAAAACTTAAACAAATTTATGGAAATGAAATTAAAACAATTGAAACTAAGGGATTAAGTTTAAATCAAAAAACTTTAGATTTGATTAAAGAATTTAATAATACAGTTGGAATAATTATTTTTACTGATCCAGATGGTCCAGGTAAAAAGATAAGAGAACAAATCATCGCTTATTTAGATAATAAAGTTTTAAATGCTTTTATTACCAAACAAGATATCAATAAAAAAGCTAAAAAAATTGGACTTGCTCAAGCTGATGAACATTCTATTAAAAATGCTTTATCAAAGTTAGTCACTTATGATAAAAATAATAATTCTATTTCTTGAAATGAATATCTTGAAAATGATTTTTATTTAAAAGCCAATAGAGTTAAAATTTGTGATCATTTTAATTTCGAGTCAACTATTAATTCTAAAACATTATTTAAGTGGTTGAATTGAATGAACTTAGATGTAGATAAAATTAAAGAAATCTTAGGAGAGGCAAATGCAAATAAAAGCTAAAAAACACTTTGGTCAAAATTTTATTTCTGATCCTAAATTGATTAGTAAAATTGTTGATGTTTTAGGCAATGAATTTGATCAGTTAGTTATTGAAATAGGTCCTGGAACAGGAGCTTTGACTGCAGAGTTAGTCAAACGTTTTAAAAAAGTTGTTGTTATTGAAATAGATCCCGACTTAGAAATGGTTTTGAAAAATAAAATTAATTCTGCTAATTTTGAAATTGTTTTAGCTGATGTTTTAACTATTAATTTTAAAACAATTATTGAAAAATATCACTTTAAAAATGTTTCAGTAATTTCTAATATGCCTTATTATATAACTGGTGAAATTTTATTTAAAACTTTTAATGTTAGTCACTTATTAACTAAAGCCGTATTTATGATGCAAAAAGAAGTAGCTTTAAGAATATGTGCTACTCAAGGACAAAAAAACTATAATAATCTTTCTGTTGTTAGCCAATTTTTTGCTGATAGAAAATATCAGTTTACTGTAGTTAAAGGAATGTTTAGACCAATTCCTAAAGTTGATTCAGCAATTGTTTCTTTAACTTTTAACAATCAACACAAAACTAAAGTTAAAGATCAACAAGAATTTATTGAATTTGTTCGTAAACTTTTTAACAATAAAAGAAAAACCATTTTAAACAATTTAACGAATCTAACAAATGATAAGAACAAGGCTTTAGCTTATCTAAATAAAGTAGCAATTGATTATAAAAAACGTCCAGAACAATTAAGTCTAGACGAGTTTATTAGCTTATTTAATATCATATAAAACAAGCTCAAATTTAGTTTGTAAAACCTTTATTTGATGAGTGTAACTATTTATCATGATCGCTAAATCACTAACTACTTAAAACTTTAGTGCCAAGGATTTCTAAAAAGCAAAAAATAAGTGTATAATTAAATACTAAGGATAATTAAGCTGAATCTTTATACAATAATAAACATAGTTCTTTTTAAACTCTTAACCTTAATATTCTTTATTTTTAGTTTTAGTTATCCTTAAAAATTTTATATATTTTTAATAATTTCATTTGTTTTCTTTAAATATTTAAATTTTATTTATGTTTTTCAATATTTAATTAATTTTCTCTTACATTTATTTTCGTTTAGAAAAATTTTAACTCACTGTCTTGTAATTCCTTTATATACAGTTTGTCTAATACAGATTAAAAGATTTAATAATTAGTATTTTAATTTCTTATAATAAAAATATAAATTTTAATTTATCAAAAATATTTCATAATTTTAGACCTTATTTATTCTTATTTTTTTAGGAATAAATAAGGTCTTTTTTAAGCTTGCTAGCTATAAATTTAAAAGATATTTTATAGTGGTTTTGGGGTATAATTATAATGTATTAAAAGCGTTTTTATTGCGTTATTTTTTAATGTCATTTTAAAAGAAAATTAAATGAAAGGATGAAGAAAATGTCTGCAGAATATGGTGCTGAATCGATAAAAGTTTTAAAAGGTTTAGAAGCTGTTAGAAAACGTCCCGGAATGTATATTGGTTCAACTTCAAAAACAGGATTACATCATCTAGTCTGAGAGATATTAGATAACTCAGTTGACGAAGCAATGGATGGTTATGCTAATAAAATTGATATTACTATTACTGTTGATGGTGAAATCATTATTCAAGATAATGGTAGAGGTATTCCTACTGGGATTAATGCTGAAACTGGTAAATCTGCACTTTCATTAGTATTTACTCAATTACACGCAGGAGGAAAATTTGACTCTGAAAGTTATAAGATTTCAGGTGGACTTCACGGAGTTGGAGCAAGTGTAGTTAATGCTTTATCTTTATATGTTGATGTTGATGTTTATAGAGAAAATACACATTATCATCAAGTGTTTAGTAAAGGTGGAACTGAAGAAACAGAACTAGAAAATTTAGGCTTTACCCAATTAAAAGGTACCAGAGTTCGATTCAAACCAGATCCAGAAATTTTTTTAGAAACTACTACTTTTGATTATGAAGTTATTAGAAACAAAGCAAAGCAATTAGCCTACTTAAATAAAGGTTTAAAAATTACTTTAACTGATCAAAGAATTGATAAAACTGTTGATTATCTTTTTGTAAATGGAATTTTAGATTATATCAAAGAAAAAAATGAATCTAAAACTGTTATTAATCCAAGCATTTTTTATGTTGATGCAAAATATAAGGATATCGAAGTTGAAGTAGCTTTGCAATATAACTCAGATTATCAAGAAAACCTAGTGACATTTGTTAACAATATTAATACTATGGAAGGTGGAAGTCATGAAGATGGCTTAAAACAAGCACTAATTAGAGATATTAATAGATATGCTGATAATGTTATTAAAAATAATAAGTCTAATGGTAAGTACTCTTGAGATGATATCAAAGAGGGAATGGTATGTATTGTCTCAGTAAGACATACAGATCCTCAATACGAAGGACAAACTAAAACAAAGTTAGCTAACCCTGATGCTAAAGAAGCTGTCAATGAAATAGTTGGTCAAGCATTTGAAGAATTTTTATTAAAATCACCCGAAGATGCTAAAGCAATTTTAGATAAAAATGCTAATGCTCAAAAAGCAAGAATTGCTGCTCAAAGAGCAAGAGAAGAAACAAGAAGAAAATCTGCTTTAGATTCATTTTCTCTACCAGGTAAACTAGCAGATTGTGAAAGTAAAGATGTAAGTATTGCTGAATTATATTTAGTTGAAGGAGATTCAGCAGGTGGTAGTGCTAAAACAGGAAGAAACAGACGTTTTCAAGCAATCTTACCTTTAAGAGGTAAAGTTTTAAATGTTGAGCGTGTTACTGAAGCTAGAGCTTTTGCGAATAATGAAATTAAATCAATTATTACAGCAATTGGAACAGGTATTAAAGAAGAACTAGATCTTTCAAAATTAAGATATGGAAAAATTGTAATTATGACTGATGCTGATGTTGACGGAGCACACATTAGAATTCTGTTATTAACATTTTTTTATAGATATATGAAAGAGTTGATCAAAAACGGAAACGTTTATATTGCTCAGCCGCCATTATATAAAATTGAATCTTCAAAACATGTTGAATACGCTTATACTGACTTAGAATTAGAAGAACTAAAAAATAATACCTTTAAAGACACAAAATTTAGCATTCAGCGTTACAAAGGTCTTGGTGAAATGGATCCTTTACAATTATGAGAAACAACAATGGATCCCCAACAAAGAACAATGCTTCAAATTTCTTTAGAAGATGCAGCTCTAGCTAATGAAGTTTTTTCTGATTTAATGGGTGAAGATCCAGAACTAAGAAAAAATTACATTCAAGAAAATGCCAGATTTGTTGAAAACATTGATATTTAGAAGGGAAAAGCGATAATGGATAATCAAAATAATAACCAAGATCACTATCATGGAAAAATATCACCAATTGATATAGCAGCAGAAGTTCGAAAAGACTTTTTAGAATACGCAATGAGTGTTATTGTTAGTCGTGCTTTGCCTGATCTAAAAGATGGTTTAAAACCAGTTCACAGACGTATAATTTATGCTATGAATGATTTAGGAATTACAGCAGATAAGCCGCACAAAAAATCAGCAAGAATTGTCGGAGAAGTAATTGGTAAGTATCATCCACATGGAGATAGTGCAGTTTATGAATCAATGGTGAGAATGGCTCAAGACTTTTCTTATCGTTATCCTTTAATTGATGGACATGGTAACTTTGGTTCAATTGATGGTGATGGTGCTGCTGCAATGCGTTATACTGAAGCAAGACTAGCAAAAATTTCAAACTACATTATCAAAGACATTGATATGGAAACTGTTCCTTTTGTTGATAATTATGATGCTAGTGAAAAAGAACCTGCTTATTTACCAGGTTATTTACCTAACTTGTTAGTTAATGGAGCGACTGGGATTGCTGTTGGTATGGCTACTTCTATTCCACCTCATAATTTAGGTGAAGTTGTCAGCGCTCTTAAAGCTTATATCGATAATAATGACATCTCAATTGATGAAATTCTAGATAATCATATTTTAGGTCCTGATTTTCCGACAGGAGCATTAATGACTAATGGTCAAAAAATGCGAGATGGTTATAAAACAGGTCGTGGTGGAGTAATTATTCGTGCCAAAGTAGAATTAGAAGAAACTGCTAAACACAATCGTTTTGTGATTACTGAAATTCCTTATCAAGTCAACAAGTCAAAAATTATTGAAAAAATTGCTGAGCTAGTTAAAACTAAAACAATTATAGGTATTGCTGATATTAGAGATGAATCTAACTATGAAGGAATTAGAATTGTAATCGATTTAAAACGCGATGCAAATCCAGATGTAGTTTTATCTAAGCTTTATAAATTCACTGGCTTACAATCAAGTTTTACTATTAATTTATTATCGTTACATAATAATTTACCTGTACTATTAGATTTAAAGTCAATTATTAAAAACTATGTAGAATTTCAAATTCAAGTTATTATTAGACGTTCTATATTTGAACAAAATAAATTAAATAAACGTCATCATATTCTTCAAGCTTTACATCAAGTGTTAAGTAATGTTGATGAAGTTATTGAAATTATTAAATCAGCAAAAACTACTGAAGAAGCTAAACAATTACTAACTGATAGATATCAATTTGATGATGAGCAGAATAAAGCTATTTTAGAAATGCGTTTACAAAGATTAGTTGCTTTAGAAAGAGAAAAAATCTGAAATGAAATGCAATCTATTCAAGAACGTTTAACTTATTTAGATAAGTTAATTAATAATAAAGATGAACAAAACCATGTTCTTAAAGAGCAGTTAGATGAGATAGTTGCTAGATATGGTGATCAGAGAAGAACATCAATCATTGATGATAAGTTAATTAACATTCAAGATGAAGAACTAATTCCTGATGTTAAAACAATGATTTTATTATCTGAAGAAGGTTATATCAGAAGAATTGATCCTGATGAATTTAGAACGCAAAAACGTGGTGGACGTGGAGTTAGTGTGAATGCTGAACCAAATGACCCTATTGATATTATTACAATGGGCAAGGCAAGAGACTGAGTATTATTTTTCACTAATTCAGGAAAAGTGTTTAGAACAAAAATGTATAACATCAGACAATATTCAAGAACTTCAAGAGGATTACCAATTGTTAACTTTTTAAATGACTTAACAGCTGAAGATAAAATAACTGCTATTTTATGTTTAAGAAATACTAAACAAAAATTTAACTATTTAACTTTTGTAACTCAAAATGGAATGATTAAAAGAACTAAAATTGCTGAATTTGATAATATTAATCGAAATGGAAAAAAAGCTATTACTTTAAAAGAAAATGATCAACTAGTTTCAGTATTTGTAACAACTGGTCAAGATAGTGTTTTTGTTGCTAACCAATCAGGAAAAGTAATTAGAGTTCAAGAAGATAAAATAAGATCAATGTCTAGAACTGGAGCTGGAGTTAAATCTATTAAATTAGAAGATAATGATGTTGTAGTTGGGGCTGTAAGTTCATTTAAATTAACTCATATTACTACTGTTTCAAGTAAAGGGATTTTTAAAAAGACTTCAGTTGATGATTATAGAATTAGTAATAGAAACACCAAAGGTATCAAAGTAATGAATTTAAATGATAAGACAGGTAAATTCAAAGCCTTAATACCTGCTAGAGAAAGCGATTTAATTGTTATTGTTTCAAGTGATGGAAATATTATTAAAACTAAAGTTTCTAGCATCCCAACTTTATCTAGAACAGCTACAGGAGTTAAAGCGATTAGACTAGATGAAGGTCAAGAAATTAAAGCAATTACTTTAGAATATCGTAAAAACCAGCAAGATTTTGACGATTTTGAAGATGAAGAATAATAACTTAACCGCTAAGATTAGCGGTTTTTTTATTTGTTTTTAAAAAAAGAATAAAAAACAAATAAAAAGTAAGATTCTTAAATACTTTAAAAATCTTACTAAAATGCTAATATGTAGTATTAAATTGAGGTTTTAATTAGATTATTTAATTTCAACAATTTGCAATTTACCTTTTCGTATGTCAAATTTCTTTCAAAAACCTAAGATAAGAGACATAGATAAAGTTCCTATGATAATTGCAACTATAAATAAAGCAATTCCTAAAGCTTTAGCAGTATTTGGGTTTTTAAATAGTTCTGAGTTTAGTAAAGGAAAAACAAATATTCCACCATGTGGAGCTGGCAAGGTGATTTTAAATAATCCAACTAGTAACCCAGTAATAAATCCACCTGATAAAGAAGAAACAGAAATACGTTTTGGATCTACTATCATAAATGGAATAGCACCTTCACTAATAAAGAATGAACCCATAAGTCAATTAGTTTTTGCAGCATCTCTTTCTTTTGAAGATCAAACATTTTTAAATAAAATAGTACATAATGCAATTCCTAATGGTGGAACCATTCCACCCGCCATAGAAGAAGCCATAATATTTGTCATAATAGGTTGTGAACCTAATTCTTGATTCACTGATGCAACACCTAACACGTATGCTATTTTATTAATAGGTCCACCCATATCAATACACATCATTAGACCAATTACTGCTCCTAAAATAACTAAAAGATTATTTTTAGCCATTCAAGTTAAACCAAGTTTAATACCATGTGTTACGTATCCTAAAGGTATGTTAATAATAAACATAGTTACAGATATTAGTAATAGTGAAAGTATTGGTATAAACACTATGTCTCTTATTCCTTGAAATGATTTTTTGAAATTTGTCATTAGTTTTGTTAAACTAAAAACTATAAATGCTGCAATATATCCACCAACCATAGCTCCTATAAAACCAGAGTTAGTTTGAATAAACCCTTTAGGTAGTAATCTTGTTCATAATCCAGATCAACTGCCACTTGCTCCATAAGCAAATGAGCCAGTACCATCTGCTAATAATCCTGCAACAATTCCTGGCATTAATCCTTGTGCTCCAACTATAGAATAAGCAATATATCCACCAAGGATGGGAACCATCATCATCATAGCAGTTTTACCAGCAGCAGAGAATCATCCAGCCACACGGTTAACAGTTCCGAAGTTTGAAGAATTTTCTATTGTTGCATTACCTGCAATAAAATCAATTAAAAATCCAAGTCCTAATATAATTCCTCCTGCAACAACAAATGGAAGCATTCTAGAAACTCCGCCAAGCAAATTACTTTTAAAATCTTTAAATTTTTTCAAGCTTAGTTCACCAACAGCTGAACTTTCTTTTTTGACATTTTTCACCAACTTTGTTTTAGAGTTGGTTTCAAAATTACTAATCAATTCTTTACCATTGTAAATAGCATCTTTAGTGCTTGTGTCAAGAACCTTATATCCGTTAAAACGAGACATCCCTTCAATAGCTTTGTCGTGAGCAAGAATAATTACCTTAGCATTTTTAATGTCTTCTTCAGTTAAAGCATTTTCGATACCACGTCTACCTTGTGTTTCAATTTTTACATTCATTCCTAGACTGTGGGCATATTCTAAAATTTTTTCTTGAGCTAAGTATGTGTGTGCAATTCCGGTAGGACAAGCAGTAATAGCTATAACATCATAATTATTTTTAAAATTATTATTTTGAGCCTTTGACTCTTTATTTTCATTCTTAAAGTTGGCAAATACTTTTGTAAAATCTGAAAATTTTTTAGATTGTCTAAGTGTGTTTGTAAATTCAGGATTCATTAAGTAACTTGAAATTGAAGCTAATGAATCTAGATGTTCATTTGTATCGTTACCATCAGTTGCTATCATAAAAATTAAATCAACAGGTTTATTATCAAAACTATCTCAATGAATAGGTTGTTTTAAACTGATATAAGCTATAACTGATTTTTTTACATTACTATTAAGTGCATGAGGAATAGCAATACCATCACCAACCCCAGTAGATCCCTGTTTTTCTCTTGTATAAATTGCTTTTATAAAATCGTTTTTGTTAGAAATAAAATTTTGTTCAAATAAAACTGAACTCAAAAAATCAATTACTTCATCTTTAGTTTTGAAATCTTTATTAAAAAAAGATGTATTTTTATTAAATAAATTTTTTACTTGCATAATCCTTCTTCTATTTTCCAAATTTCGATCTCTATAATTTGTTTTTTTATGTCTTTGCTTGTCGCTAATCATTTGTTAAAAGCCGTTGCTGAACCACACGCTGATGCGTATTTTAGAGTTTCAATTAGAGATAAATTATTCTCAATTCCATGAACAAAACCAGCTAGCATAGAATCTCCTGCTCCAACAGAATTAATCAGTTTACCTTTACCTATACCTATCTTGTAAATCGAGTTATCTTCTGAGAAAAAATAGCTTCCATTAGAACCCATACTTAATAAGATATTTCTAGCTCCAAGGCGACGTAGTTTTAAAATCATTTTCTGAATCTCTATAAAATCATAGTCTTTAACTTGTTTTTCAAATATAGCACACAATTCACCAATATTAGGTTTAATTAAATAGGGTTTAGATTTTAAACCATTTAATAGAGCGCTTTTAGAACTATCTAAAATAAATAAGGCCTGCTTTTGATTGATTACTTGACCAAGTTCTTGATATATTTTTGAATCTAGGTTTTTAGGTATGCTACCAGAGACAACAACTATATCGTTTTTTGTTAAATTATTCTTTAAATAATTCATTAACTTATTAACATAGTTTTTATCAATTTTTTGTCCATATCCATTTAACTCTACTTCTAAATTATTAGATAAATCTTTAATCTTAAAATTGGTTCTAGTGTTACCCGGATATAGAAAAAAATTATTTTTTAATTTTAATTCTTTAAATTTCTTATTAAATTTTTCAAAGTTTTCATCACCAAGAAATCCTGTTGCTAAAACGTTATTTTTTAGATTATTAAGAACAAACGCAACATTGATTCCTTTGCCTCCAATCAGTGAATAAGCATTATCATAATAGTTAGTTTCGTTTAGACTAAAACCATTAGTTTCTATAGTATAGTCAATTGCTGGATTTAAAGTTATTGTATAAATCATATTAATTTCTCCTACTAATTAAGTAAATCATTTAAATTTAAGATTTTTAATTGTGGATTTCTTAGTTCTTTTTTTGTTCTAAACACTCTCATATTATAATGTTTCTTTAATTTCTTATATTCTTTATAATTATTTATCTATTTTAGTTTTTCCCTTTCAAATATATATTTTATATTTTAAAATTTGATAGATTTTAGTATTTCATTGTATTTAACAGTATAGTTACAAAAGATAATATAGTTAGTAGATTTTTAGATAATATTTTGATAGTAGAAATACTTAAATATTTATTTTTCTAAGAGTTTCAAATGAAATTTATAAACTAAAAAACAACTGTTTTAATAATTAATGAAAACAGAAGTTTTAAGTATGGATTGCTTGATTTTTTATTATATTAACTTTCTGATAAATCTTTTATTGGTTTGCCAACTAATATGAAAATGCCAGCTATGGTAGATCCAAATAAAATATTTAAAATCCCCATCAAAGTTTTATCTTCTTCTGTCATGTATTTCTTTTCAATTTGTTTTAAAGTAATTATTCCCATAACTAAGGGAATAATTAAAATTGCTTTAAGAACCATCGAAATAATAATAAATACTTTAGCTATTTTTTTATATTCTTTGTTATACATAAATACCTTTCAAATTTTAATCAATTATAAATAATTTCTTAGCATTTAAAGTTGTTTGTTTTATAACTTGTTCAACACTAATACCTTTTAATTCAGCAACCTTTAAAGCTGTAAGGTAAATAAATTTAGGAAAATTTATCTGTCCTCTAAAGGGATGTGGAGTTAGATAAGGAGCATCGGTTTCTAACAATAATCTATCTAAAGGAATTGCTTTGACTGCGTGTTGTAATGTCTTAGCATTTTGAAAAGTAACCGCCCCACCAATATTGATATAACAACCTAAATCTAAAAACTTTTTAGCGTATTCTTCATTAGCTGAAAAACAATGTACAACAACTTTAGCGACATGATCTAAGCCTTTAATAATTTCAATGACATCATCATATGCTGAGTAAAGATTCTTTTCATCTCTAATATGTATTTGTAATACTTTATTATGTTTAATAGCTAACTGGATATGCTTTTTGAAAAAATCTTTTTGTTTAGCGATATTCTTTCTTGAATAAAAATAGTCTAAACCAGTTTCACCTATTGATATTACTTTTTTATGTTTTGCTAATTGATCTAGTTGTTCAAACACCAAATCATCATAACTAGAAACATTATTAGGATGAATAGCTACAGCTGCATAA encodes:
- the gyrA gene encoding DNA gyrase subunit A, whose translation is MDNQNNNQDHYHGKISPIDIAAEVRKDFLEYAMSVIVSRALPDLKDGLKPVHRRIIYAMNDLGITADKPHKKSARIVGEVIGKYHPHGDSAVYESMVRMAQDFSYRYPLIDGHGNFGSIDGDGAAAMRYTEARLAKISNYIIKDIDMETVPFVDNYDASEKEPAYLPGYLPNLLVNGATGIAVGMATSIPPHNLGEVVSALKAYIDNNDISIDEILDNHILGPDFPTGALMTNGQKMRDGYKTGRGGVIIRAKVELEETAKHNRFVITEIPYQVNKSKIIEKIAELVKTKTIIGIADIRDESNYEGIRIVIDLKRDANPDVVLSKLYKFTGLQSSFTINLLSLHNNLPVLLDLKSIIKNYVEFQIQVIIRRSIFEQNKLNKRHHILQALHQVLSNVDEVIEIIKSAKTTEEAKQLLTDRYQFDDEQNKAILEMRLQRLVALEREKIWNEMQSIQERLTYLDKLINNKDEQNHVLKEQLDEIVARYGDQRRTSIIDDKLINIQDEELIPDVKTMILLSEEGYIRRIDPDEFRTQKRGGRGVSVNAEPNDPIDIITMGKARDWVLFFTNSGKVFRTKMYNIRQYSRTSRGLPIVNFLNDLTAEDKITAILCLRNTKQKFNYLTFVTQNGMIKRTKIAEFDNINRNGKKAITLKENDQLVSVFVTTGQDSVFVANQSGKVIRVQEDKIRSMSRTGAGVKSIKLEDNDVVVGAVSSFKLTHITTVSSKGIFKKTSVDDYRISNRNTKGIKVMNLNDKTGKFKALIPARESDLIVIVSSDGNIIKTKVSSIPTLSRTATGVKAIRLDEGQEIKAITLEYRKNQQDFDDFEDEE
- a CDS encoding PTS fructose transporter subunit IIABC, translated to MQVKNLFNKNTSFFNKDFKTKDEVIDFLSSVLFEQNFISNKNDFIKAIYTREKQGSTGVGDGIAIPHALNSNVKKSVIAYISLKQPIHWDSFDNKPVDLIFMIATDGNDTNEHLDSLASISSYLMNPEFTNTLRQSKKFSDFTKVFANFKNENKESKAQNNNFKNNYDVIAITACPTGIAHTYLAQEKILEYAHSLGMNVKIETQGRRGIENALTEEDIKNAKVIILAHDKAIEGMSRFNGYKVLDTSTKDAIYNGKELISNFETNSKTKLVKNVKKESSAVGELSLKKFKDFKSNLLGGVSRMLPFVVAGGIILGLGFLIDFIAGNATIENSSNFGTVNRVAGWFSAAGKTAMMMMVPILGGYIAYSIVGAQGLMPGIVAGLLADGTGSFAYGASGSWSGLWTRLLPKGFIQTNSGFIGAMVGGYIAAFIVFSLTKLMTNFKKSFQGIRDIVFIPILSLLLISVTMFIINIPLGYVTHGIKLGLTWMAKNNLLVILGAVIGLMMCIDMGGPINKIAYVLGVASVNQELGSQPIMTNIMASSMAGGMVPPLGIALCTILFKNVWSSKERDAAKTNWLMGSFFISEGAIPFMIVDPKRISVSSLSGGFITGLLVGLFKITLPAPHGGIFVFPLLNSELFKNPNTAKALGIALFIVAIIIGTLSMSLILGFWKKFDIRKGKLQIVEIK
- the pfkB gene encoding 1-phosphofructokinase produces the protein MIYTITLNPAIDYTIETNGFSLNETNYYDNAYSLIGGKGINVAFVLNNLKNNVLATGFLGDENFEKFNKKFKELKLKNNFFLYPGNTRTNFKIKDLSNNLEVELNGYGQKIDKNYVNKLMNYLKNNLTKNDIVVVSGSIPKNLDSKIYQELGQVINQKQALFILDSSKSALLNGLKSKPYLIKPNIGELCAIFEKQVKDYDFIEIQKMILKLRRLGARNILLSMGSNGSYFFSEDNSIYKIGIGKGKLINSVGAGDSMLAGFVHGIENNLSLIETLKYASACGSATAFNKWLATSKDIKKQIIEIEIWKIEEGLCK
- a CDS encoding TatD family hydrolase; this encodes MQNDKIFDAHIHLNDDYKYQDINIKQVLNEAYQNHVGAWLCASYDLTSSKKAIELSEEFDDVYAAVAIHPNNVSSYDDLVFEQLDQLAKHKKVISIGETGLDYFYSRKNIAKQKDFFKKHIQLAIKHNKVLQIHIRDEKNLYSAYDDVIEIIKGLDHVAKVVVHCFSANEEYAKKFLDLGCYINIGGAVTFQNAKTLQHAVKAIPLDRLLLETDAPYLTPHPFRGQINFPKFIYLTALKVAELKGISVEQVIKQTTLNAKKLFIID